The Brassica oleracea var. oleracea cultivar TO1000 unplaced genomic scaffold, BOL UnpScaffold07977, whole genome shotgun sequence genome contains the following window.
GTCTAGTTTTTTCAAGTTACAAATCTGATCAATAATAGTGATAAcaaattggttaaaaaaaaatgatattcttATGTTACTTACTTTAGTTCCTTCCCACAACTTCTCAAGTTTGCTGCCATGCATGGATAGTTCCACGAGGAGCTCTGGGTTGGGAATACAATTCAAACATGTCATCGGAAAAAATCTCCATTTTAGTAATCTAAGTTTACGAGATAAATTGCTTTGTCCACCAAATAGATGAAATGCATCTCCTCCACCAGCACGTTCCACTTC
Protein-coding sequences here:
- the LOC106322141 gene encoding disease resistance protein TAO1-like, whose protein sequence is MHNLLVQLGRDIVRKQSSEPGQRQFLVDKRETCEVLSDDAAGSGSVIGVMFDGHEINVSERAFEGMSNLQFLRLEVERAGGGDAFHLFGGQSNLSRKLRLLKWRFFPMTCLNCIPNPELLVELSMHGSKLEKLWEGTKVSNIRISFFFNQFVITIIDQI